In Parasteatoda tepidariorum isolate YZ-2023 chromosome 2, CAS_Ptep_4.0, whole genome shotgun sequence, one DNA window encodes the following:
- the LOC107436425 gene encoding insulin-like growth factor 2 mRNA-binding protein 1 isoform X3, with amino-acid sequence MGSQLLVEPSLNQNRRNRSNAIHISNIPEQYQWDEFVGFLSNLCDFQECEKGGSKQNTYNAIVTYENQEEAQQALQQLNNYQLQPGTFLKAEYLMDAGRGRGGPRGRAGSRPFNNSGMYRSNDFPLRILVLSDMVGAIIGRAGGTIRQITQQSRARVDVHRKENAGSPEKVITIYGTPDNCSTACQKIMEIMQQEANTTNRGEIPLKILAHNNLIGRIIGKNGSTIKRIMEQTETKVAVSSNIHDVSSFNLERVITVKGKLENMSKSERMISSKLRQSYENDLAAMASQTYMYPGVHPMAMMSTTCAPGIVPPPRGSPPGGSYGMYGPPPCMPLGYNQSSLPPSFDLQKETVYIYVPSTAVGAIIGTGGSTIRDMISSSGASIKVIQPGKDEPLEKQSERKVCIIGTSDSQWKAQFMIFKKVGFEGYPGPQEATLKVEMFVPTNQVGRIIGKGGQTVRDLQRVTHALIKFPEDARTQESDETSVHIIGDFYCTQAAQRQIRALVYKSNGFQPQQQPRRRMSQPTLQTVTK; translated from the exons AAACAGAAGTAATGCAATTCATATAAGTAATATACCAGAACAATATCAATGGGATGAATTTGTCGgttttttatctaatttgtGTGATTTTCAAGAATGTGAAAAAG GTGGATCCAAACAAAATACTTACAATGCAATAGTTACTTATGAAAACCAAGAAGAAGCTCAACa GGCTTTACAGCAGCTCAACAATTACCAACTGCAACCTGGTACATTTCTTAAAGCTGAATACCTGATGGATGCAGGTAGAGGAAGGGGTGGACCTAGAGGAAGAGCTGGCTCACGTCCTTTCAACAATTCTGGAATGTATAGATCAAACGACTTTCCTCTTAG aattctTGTTTTGAGTGATATGGTTGGTGCTATCATTGGTCGAGCAGGAGGAACCATTAGACAAATAACTCAGCAATCTAGAGCgag ggTAGATGTGCATCGTAAGGAAAATGCTGGTTCTCCTGAAAAG gtAATCACCATTTATGGTACTCCAGATAATTGTTCCACAGCTTGccaaaaaataatggaaattatGCAACAAGAAGCTAACACTACAAATAGGGG gGAAATACCATTAAAGATCTTAGCCCATAATAATCTTATTGGAAGGATAATTGGCAAGAATGGCAGCACCATTAAAAGAATCATGGAACAGACAGAAACAAAAGTTGCTGTATCTAG taacaTACATGACGTAAGCAGCTTTAACCTGGAACGTGTCATCACAGTTAAAGGAAAACTTGAGAACATGAGTAAATCCGAGCGGATGATAAGTTCGAAACTACGACAAAGTTACGAAAATGATCTTGCAGCTATGGCTTCCCAAACGTACATGTATCCTGGTGTTCATCCAATGGCTATGATGTCTACTACGTGTGCTCCAGGGATTGTGCCACCTCCTAGGGGAAGTCCTCCTGGTGGCTCCTATGGAATGTACGGACCTCCACCCTGTATGCCATTAGGGTATAATCAGAGTTCCTTGCCACCTTCATTTGATTTACAGAAAGAAACAGTCTATATATACGTACCCAGCACTGCTGTTGGAGCAATAATTGGAACTGGCGGAAGTACTATTAGAGACATGATTAGCTCTTCAGGAGCTAGCATAAAG GTGATCCAACCAGGAAAGGATGAACCTTTAGAAAAACAGTCTGAAAGAAAAGTCTGTATAATTGGAACATCAGATTCTCAATGGAAG gcCCAATTTATGATCTTCAAGAAAGTTGGCTTTGAAGGTTATCCTGGACCCCAAGAAGCTACTTTAAAAGTAGAAATGTTTGTACCCACAAATCAAGTTGGACGCATCATTGGCAAAGGTGGTCAAACt GTAAGAGATTTGCAGCGAGTAACACATGCTCTTATAAAATTCCCTGAAGATGCTAGAACCCAAGAATCTGATGAGACATCCGTCCACATTATTGGTGATTTTTATTGCACACAA gCTGCCCAGCGGCAGATAAGAGCTCTTGTATACAAGAGCAATGGTTTTCAACCACAACAGCAACCACGACGACGAATGTCTCAACCTACACTACAaactgtaactaaataa